In Mastomys coucha isolate ucsf_1 unplaced genomic scaffold, UCSF_Mcou_1 pScaffold5, whole genome shotgun sequence, one genomic interval encodes:
- the Tspoap1 gene encoding peripheral-type benzodiazepine receptor-associated protein 1 isoform X1 gives MEQLTTLPRLGDPGAMEPWALPAWQHWTQGQGCKPGDASPSIAGTPTALQVKGLRSEESSEPEGAHSPGSIGNTDPKGTETGLPKLGQQAESSGYSCSRLEDEDAQAYKAEFNIGFGDRPNLELLRALGELQQRCTILKEENQMLRKSSFPETEEKVRRLKRKNAELAVIAKRLEERAQKLQETNMRVVNAPVPRPGSSLELCRKALARQRARDLSETASALLAKDKQIAALQRECRELQARLSLVGKEGPQWLHMRDFDRLLRESQREVLRLQRQIALRNQREPLRPARSPGPTAPSRVGAPAPGAPGEAILQDDVDSPQVVLREPEKQRRVQQLESELCKKRKKCESLEQEARKKQRRCEELELQLRAAQNENARLVEENSRLSGRATEKEQVEWENVELKGQLLGVTQERDSALRKSQGLQSKLESLEQVLKHMREVAQRRQQLEVEHEQARLSLQEKQEEVRRLQQAQAEAKREHEGAVQLLESTLDSMQARVRELEGQCRSQTERFSLLAQELQAFRLHPGPLDLLTSALGCNALGDHPPPHCCCSTPQPCQGSGPKDLDLPPGSPGRCAPKSSEPALATLTAVPRRTAKKAESLSNSSRSESIHNSPKSCPTPEVDTASEVEELEVDSVSLLPAAPEGHSGGARIQVFLARYSYNPFEGPNENPEAELPLTAGEYIYIYGNMDEDGFFEAFLCFFFVCLPFPCFPPTLPLPGELMDGRRGLVPSNFVERVSDDDLLSTLPRELADSSHSSGPELSFLSGGGGGCSSGGQSSGGRSQPRPEEETAGDELSLSPPPEGLGEPLAVPYPRHITVLKQLAHSVVLAWELPPERVDLRGFHIFVNGELRQALGPGVPPKAVLENMDLRAGPLHVSVQALTSKGNSDPLRCCLAVGAGAGVVPSQLRIHRLTATSAEITWVPGNSNLAHAIYLNGEECPLARPSTYWATFCNLRPGTLYQARVEAQIPSQGPWEPGRERPEQRAATLQFTTLPAGLPDAPLDVQAEPGPSPGILMISWLPVTIDAAGTSNGVRVTGYAIYADGQKIMEVASPTAGSVLVEVSQLQLLQACHEVTVRTMSPHGESSDSIPAPVAPALASACQPARMSCLSPRPSPEVRTPLASVSPGLGDTSFPLRHPVPHGTQDSPASLSTEMSQGSHQEPPAPCSQEEAGAAMWSISEEKKAIESTLGQEGPDSVAPSLAKPEVECPSGDAGPTPCSTQGELTQKEPSTDVCHGRDLDSGPKLRSEKEDTSELGVRLVNSLVDHGHNSDLSDIQEEEEEEEEEEEELGSRPCSSQKQVAGNSIRENGAKPQPDPFCETDSDEEILEQILELPLQRLCSKKLFSIPEEEEEEDEEEGLEKPGPSSSSQDPSQPELALLGPDCDSSQPQGPGLCPLSPELSGAREHPEDVLGVVGGNSRRRGGGSPEKLPNRKRPQDPREHCSRLLGNGGLQISARPVPPRERGNLPVIEGTRVGQEPCGRGRPGLSRRCPRGPAPESSLVSCLSPKCLEISIEYDSEDEQEVGSGGVSINSSCYPTDGEAWSTAAVGRPRGPPKVNSGPNAYLRLPAWEKGETERRGRSAIGRTKEPPSRVCAHSPLWAAPCLLLPGGSACCPPATPIPRCHLHQQSWGGASGLPHLSPPTYIPLLSASAERNRDAHYSVITAARHTPPRAGWPFPLSS, from the exons ATGGAGCAACTGACAACCCTTCCACGGCTTGGAGACCCTGGAGCCATGGAGCCATGGGCACTGCCTGCCTGGCAGCACTGGACTCAAGGCCAGGGGTGCAAACCTGGAGATGCATCTCCAAGCATTGCTGGTACTCCGACAGCTCTGCAGGTTAAAGGATTGAGGTCTGAAGAGAGTTCCGAGCCTGAGGGAGCTCATAGCCCTGGGTCTATTGGGAATACTGACCCTAAAGGAACAGAGACCGGGTTGCCCAAGCTGGGGCAGCAAGCAGAAAGCTCTGGGTACAGTTGCTCCAGGCTGGAGGATGAGGACGCACAGGCTTATAAG GCCGAGTTCAACATAGGCTTCGGGGACAGGCCTAATCTGGAGCTGCTGAGGGCCTTGGGGGAACTGCAGCAGCGCTGTACCATCCTGAAGGAGGAAAACCAGATGCTG AGAAAAAGCAGTTTCCCAGAGACGGAGGAGAAGGTACGGAGGCTAAAGCGGAAGAATGCTGAACTGGCAGTCATTGCCAAGCGCCTGGAGGAGAGGGCGCAGAAGCTGCAGGAAACCAACATGAGGGTG GTGAATGCCCCTGTGCCCCGACCCGGATCCAGTTTGGAGTTGTGCCGTAAAGCTCTAGCTCGCCAGCGAGCCCGAGACCTCAGTGAGACAGCCAGTGCTCTGCTGGCCAAGGACAAACAGATTGCTGCCTTGCAGCGGGAGTGCAGGGAGCTGCAGGCCAGACTCTCTCTGGTGGGCAAG GAAGGTCCCCAGTGGCTGCATATGCGGGACTTCGACCGGTTGCTGCGCGAGTCCCAACGGGAGGTGCTGCGGCTGCAGAGGCAGATCGCCCTGCGCAACCAGCGGGAGCCGCTCCGGCCTGCCCGGTCCCCGGGTCCTACTGCTCCCTCCAGAGTAGGGGCGCCGGCCCCCGGGGCCCCGGGAGAG GCCATACTTCAGGATGATGTGGATAGCCCACAGGTGGTCCTAAGGGAACCAGAGAAACAACGAAGGGTGCAACAGCTG GAGTCTGAGCTCTGCAAGAAGCGAAAGAAATGTGAGAGCCTGGAGCAGGAAGCCAGGAAAAAGCAGAGGCGATGTGAGGAGCTG GAACTACAGCTGAGGGCAGCCCAGAATGAAAATGCCCGCCTGGTGGAGGAGAACTCTcggctcagtgggagagccacAGAGAAGGAGCAG GTGGAGTGGGAGAATGTGGAGCTGAAGGGACAGCTCCTGGGGGTGACACAGGAGAGGGACTCAGCCCTTCGCAAGAGCCAGGGCCTGCAAAGCAAGCTGGAGAGCCTGGAGCAGGTGCTGAAG CACATGCGGGAGGTGGCCCAGCGGCGGCAGCAGCTGGAGGTGGAACATGAGCAGGCTAGGCTCAGCctgcaggagaagcaggaggaggtccGGAGGCTGCAGCAG GCCCAGGCAGAAGCCAAGAGGGAACATGAGGGAGCAGTTCAGCTGCTGGAG TCTACCTTGGATTCCATGCAG GCCCGGGTTCGAGAGCTTGAGGGCCAGTGCCGAAGCCAGACTGAGCGCTTCAGCCTTCTGGCGCAGGAGCTCCAGGCCTTCCGTCTGCACCCAGGCCCTCTGGATTTGCTTACTTCAGCCCTGGGCTGTAATGCCCTTGGGGACCACCCACCACCCCACTGCTGCTGCTCAACCCCTCAGCCCTGCCAGGGGTCCGGCCCCAAAG ATCTCGACCTCCCACCGGGCTCCCCAGGACGCTGTGCCCCCAAATCTTCTGAGCCTGCTCTTGCCACTCTGACTGCAGTCCCTCGAAGGACAGCTAAGAAAGCGGAGTCTCTTTCTAATTCTTCTCGCTCAGAGTCCATCCACAACAGCCCCAAGTCATGTCCTACACCAGAG GTGGACACAGCCAGTGAGGTGGAGGAGCTGGAGGTAGACAGTGTCTCCCTGCTCCCAGCAGCTCCGGAGGGCCACTCAGGAGGAGCCAGAATCCAGGTCTTCCTAGCACGCTATAG CTACAACCCCTTTGAGGGTCCCAATGAGAATCCAGAGGCTGAGCTTCCACTGACTGCCGGCGAATATATCTACATCTATGGTAACATGGACGAGGATGGCTTTTTTGAAG cttttctttgcttcttctttgtctgtcttcccttcccctgctttccCCCCACCCTTCCTCTGCCAGGGGAGCTCATGGATGGCCGAAGGGGCCTGGTCCCTTCCAACTTTGTAGAACGTGTGTCTGATGACGACCTGCTGTCCACCCTCCCTCGGGAGCTGGCTGATTCCTCGCACAGCTCTGGTCCTGAGCTCAGTTTCCtgagtggaggtgggggtggttgCAGTAGTGGGGGCCAGAGCAGCGGGGGACGTAGCCAGCCCAGACCAGAGGAGGAGACTGCAGGAGATGAACTCAGCCTGAGCCCCCCACCAGAGGGACTGGGCGAGCCTCTGGCTGTGCCTTACCCCCGACATATCACGGTTCTCAAGCAGCTAGCCCACAGTGTAGTGCTGGCCTGGGAGTTGCCTCCTGAGAGAGTAGATCTTCGTGGCTTCCATATCTTTGTCAATGGGGAACTtcgtcaggccttggggcctggGGTGCCCCCCAAAGCTGTGCTTGAAAATATGGACCTGCGGGCTGGGCCTCTCCATGTGTCTGTCCAGGCCCTAACCAGCAAGGGCAATTCAGATCCTCTGCGCTGTTGCCTGGCTGTGGGTGCCGGAGCTGGGGTGGTACCCAGTCAGCTGCGGATCCATCGGTTGACAGCCACATCTGCTGAGATCACCTGGGTGCCGGGAAATAGCAACTTGGCCCATGCCATCTACCTCAATGGAGAAGAGTGCCCACTTGCTCGACCCAGCACCTACTGGGCAACCTTTTGTAACCTGAGGCCTGGCACACTCTATCAGGCCCGAGTGGAGGCTCAGATCCCATCTCAGGGGCCTTGGGAACCAGGCCGGGAGAGGCCAGAGCAGAGGGCTGCTACCTTGCAGTTCACCACACTTCCAGCAG GCCTGCCCGACGCCCCACTGGATGTACAAGCTGAACCAGGACCGTCTCCTGGAATCTTGATGATCAGTTGGCTCCCTGTCACCATTGATGCTGCTGGTACCTCCAATGGTGTCCGGGTTACAGGCTACGCCATCTATGCTGATGGGCAGAAG ATTATGGAGGTGGCTTCCCCCACAGCAGGCAGTGTGCTGGTGGAGGTGtcccagctgcagctgctgcaaGCCTGCCATGAGGTGACTGTACGCACTATGTCACCCCATGGCGAGTCCAGTGACTCCATCCCGGCCCCCGTTGCCCCAGCCCTGGCTTCTGCCTGCCAGCCAGCCAGGATGTCCTGTCTCTCACCACGACCAAGCCCAGAGGTCAGAACACCCCTCGCTTCAGTCTCCCCAGGGCTTGGGGATACCAGCTTTCCCCTCCGGCATCCTGTCCCCCACGGAACTCAAGATTCCCCTGCAAGCCTTTCCACAGAGATGTCCCAAGGATCCCACCAGGAACCTCCAGCCCCTTGCTCTCAG GAAGAGGCTGGGGCAGCTATGTGGAGCATCTCTGAAGAGAAGAAGGCTATTGAGTCAACTCTGGGCCAGGAAGGCCCTGACTCTGTGGCTCCCTCCCTGGCTAAGCCGGAAGTGGAGTGCCCTTCAGGAGATGCTGGCCCCACACCTTGCTCTACCCAAGGAGAGCTGACCCAGAAGGAGCCAAGTACTGATGTCTGCCACGGGAGAGATCTGGACTCTGGGCCGAAACTCAGATCTGAG AAAGAAGATACGTCAGAGCTTGGAGTTCGCCTGGTGAATTCCCTCGTGGATCATGGCCACAACTCAGACTTATCAGACatccaggaagaagaggaagaggaggaggaagaggaagaggaactggGTTCCAGGCCTTGTTCTTCCCAGAAGCAGGTTGCTGGCAACAGCATCAGGGAGAATGGAGCCAAG ccccaGCCAGACCCCTTTTGTGAGACTGACAGCGACGAGGAGATTTTGGAGCAGATACTGGAGTTGCCTCTCCAGCGCCTCTGCAGCAAGAAGCTGTTCAGCATCCccgaggaggaagaagaggaggatgaggaggaagggctggagaaacCAGGGCCCAGCAGCTCTTCCCAAGATCCTAGCCAGCCTGAACTTGCATTGCTAGGGCCGGACTGTGATAGCAGTCAGCCCCAGGGACCTGGCCTGTGTCCCCTGTCTCCTGAGCTCTCCGGGGCCAGGGAGCACCCGGAGGATGTGCTAGGAGTCGTTGGTGGAAACAGCCGGAGGAGAGGAGGTGGCTCCCCTGAGAAACTCCCAAACCGCAAGCGACCTCAGGACCCCCGAGAACATTGCAGCCGCCTTCTTGGCAATGGCGGGCTCCAGATCTCTGCCCGGCCGGTTCCTCCACGGGAGAGGGGCAACCTCCCTGTGATTGAGGGCACCAGGGTTGGACAGGAGCCCTGTGGGAGAGGGCGGCCGGGGCTTTCCCGGAGGTGTCCCCGTGGCCCTGCTCCAGAATCCAGCTTGGTCAGCTGCCTCTCTCCAAAGTGTTTGGAGATCAGCATTGAGTATGATTCTGAGGatgagcaggaggtgggcagcGGGGGTGTCAGCATCAACAGCTCATGCTACCCCACAGATGGGGAGGCCTGGAGCACAGCCGCGGTAGGAAGGCCCAGGGGACCTCCGAAGGTCAATTCAGGCCCCAACGCCTACCTGCGCCTCCCAGCCTGGGAGAAAGGGGAAACAGAGCGGAGAGGCCGCAGTGCGATTGGCAGAACCAAGGAGCCACCCTCCCGGGTCTGTGCCCACTCCCCGCTTTGGGCGGccccctgcctgctgctgcctggtGGCTCTGCTTGCTGCCCACCAGCCACTCCCATTCCACGCTGCCACCTCCATCAGCAGAGCTGGGGCGGGGCCTCCGGGCTGCCTCACCTGTCTCCTCCCACCTACATTCcactgctttctgcttctgctgaaCGGAACCGGGACGCACACTATTCTGTTATCACTGCTGCCCGCCACACGCCACCTCGGGCAGGGTGGCCTTTTCCTCTGAGTAG